Proteins from one Mycobacteriales bacterium genomic window:
- a CDS encoding fatty acid desaturase yields MTPALSAPPTEVRHEAGSPAAPWNQPEADAPGDGNGERQSLSERVILGIFIALPFLAMLAAIPLAVVYGWISWLDVGLAAGMFVISGHGITVGFHRYFTHGSFRAKRPLRVALAVAGSLAVEGDVATWVADHRKHHKFSDKDGDPHSPWRFGTSTGALAKGLLYAHVGWLFDIEQTDKRQFVPDLLADKDIARVSRAFPLLVATSLLVPPLVGGLVTMSWTGAATAFFWASLVRIGLLHHVTWSINSICHAIGERPFASRDKAGNVWWLAVLSMGESWHNLHHADPTCARHGVLKGQVDSSARLIHWFERFGWATNVRWPREDRLATKRV; encoded by the coding sequence GTGACCCCTGCCCTGTCCGCTCCGCCGACCGAGGTGCGCCATGAGGCCGGTTCGCCGGCGGCCCCCTGGAACCAGCCGGAGGCCGACGCCCCGGGCGACGGCAACGGCGAGCGGCAGAGCCTGAGCGAACGGGTCATCCTCGGGATCTTCATCGCGCTGCCGTTCCTGGCGATGCTCGCCGCGATCCCGCTCGCCGTCGTCTACGGCTGGATCTCCTGGCTCGACGTCGGTCTGGCCGCCGGCATGTTCGTGATCTCCGGGCACGGCATCACGGTCGGGTTCCACCGCTACTTCACGCACGGCTCGTTCCGGGCCAAGCGGCCGCTGCGGGTCGCGCTCGCGGTCGCCGGCAGCCTCGCCGTCGAGGGCGACGTCGCGACCTGGGTGGCCGACCACCGCAAGCACCACAAGTTCTCCGACAAGGACGGCGACCCGCACTCGCCCTGGCGGTTCGGCACCAGCACCGGCGCCCTGGCCAAGGGCCTGCTGTACGCGCACGTCGGCTGGCTGTTCGACATCGAGCAGACGGACAAGCGCCAGTTCGTGCCGGACCTGCTGGCCGACAAGGACATCGCCCGCGTCTCCCGCGCGTTCCCGCTGCTGGTCGCGACGTCGCTGCTGGTCCCGCCGCTGGTCGGCGGCCTGGTGACGATGTCCTGGACCGGCGCCGCCACCGCCTTCTTCTGGGCCTCGCTGGTCCGCATCGGCCTGCTGCACCACGTGACCTGGTCGATCAACTCGATCTGCCACGCGATCGGCGAGCGCCCCTTCGCCAGCCGCGACAAGGCCGGCAACGTCTGGTGGCTGGCCGTCCTGTCCATGGGCGAGTCCTGGCACAACCTCCACCACGCCGACCCCACCTGCGCCCGCCACGGCGTCCTGAAGGGCCAAGTGGACAGCAGCGCCCGCCTCATCCACTGGTTCGAGCGCTTCGGCTGGGCCACCAACGTCCGCTGGCCCCGCGAGGACCGCCTAGCCACCAAGCGGGTCTGA
- a CDS encoding maleylpyruvate isomerase family mycothiol-dependent enzyme: MPDYATWLAAIRGSHDRMSGLLADLSDEQIRMRSYADEWSVADVASHLGSQAEIFDLFLTAGLDGTEPPDGDVFVPIWDRWNAMPPREQVTASVQGDERLVSRLEKLTDEQESSFTLSLFGTDLDAAGFASMRLGEHALHTWDIAVALDPAAQVAPDAVELLVDTLPATAARAGQPVPGGTPVTIVTSDPLRTYAVELNPAVTLTPRDSVGPDAGVVQLPAEAFLRLVAGRLDPEHTPLGVDDPADHLDQLRQAFPGF; this comes from the coding sequence ATGCCCGACTACGCCACCTGGCTGGCCGCGATCCGCGGCTCCCACGACCGGATGAGCGGCCTCCTCGCCGACCTGTCCGACGAGCAGATCCGCATGCGGTCGTACGCGGACGAGTGGTCGGTGGCCGACGTCGCCTCCCACCTCGGCAGCCAGGCCGAGATCTTCGACCTCTTCCTCACTGCCGGGCTGGACGGGACCGAGCCGCCGGACGGGGACGTGTTCGTGCCGATCTGGGACCGCTGGAACGCGATGCCGCCGCGCGAGCAGGTCACCGCGAGCGTGCAGGGTGACGAGCGGCTGGTGTCCCGGCTGGAGAAGCTGACCGACGAGCAGGAGTCGTCGTTCACGCTGTCGTTGTTCGGCACGGACCTGGACGCGGCCGGGTTCGCGTCGATGCGGCTGGGCGAGCACGCACTGCACACCTGGGACATCGCCGTCGCCCTCGACCCCGCCGCCCAGGTCGCCCCGGACGCCGTCGAGCTGCTCGTCGACACGCTGCCGGCGACCGCGGCCCGGGCCGGTCAGCCGGTGCCGGGCGGCACGCCGGTCACGATCGTGACCAGCGACCCGCTGCGGACGTACGCGGTGGAGCTCAACCCCGCGGTCACGCTCACCCCACGCGACTCCGTCGGCCCCGACGCCGGGGTCGTCCAGCTCCCGGCCGAGGCCTTCCTGCGCCTCGTCGCCGGCCGCCTCGACCCCGAGCACACCCCCCTCGGCGTCGACGACCCGGCCGACCACCTCGACCAACTTCGGCAGGCTTTTCCCGGGTTCTGA
- a CDS encoding citrate synthase, whose amino-acid sequence MPETPASGTLSLRHADGTEQDLTVVQPTEGAPGVDIGGLLSKGGLVTYDPGFVNTANCSSQITYIDGDAGILRYRGYPIDQLAEKSTFAEVSYLLIHGELPTETQLADFTAKIKRHTLLHEDFKGFFDGFPRNAHPMPVLSSAVSALSTYYEDSLDPTDPDQLELPMLRLMGKLPTIAAYAYKKSIGQPFLYPDNSFGIVENFLRMTFGLPAEPYEADPAVVRALDMLFTLHADHEQNCSTATVRLVGSSQANLFASVSAGIHALSGPLHGGANQEVMEMLSRIRAEGGDVGAFVQKVKSKQDGVKLMGFGHRVYKNYDPRAAIVKKTADKILNEMGKRDDLLDIAMELEGVALEDDYFVSRKLYPNVDFYTGLIYRAMGFPDRMFTVLFAIGRLPGWIAQWREMVDDPQAKIGRPRQLYTGVPEREYVPVSAR is encoded by the coding sequence ATGCCCGAAACGCCGGCTTCAGGAACCCTGAGCCTCCGCCACGCCGACGGGACCGAACAGGACCTGACCGTCGTCCAGCCCACCGAGGGCGCTCCGGGCGTCGACATCGGCGGCCTGCTGTCCAAGGGCGGGCTCGTCACGTACGACCCCGGCTTCGTCAACACGGCCAACTGCTCGTCGCAGATCACGTACATCGACGGGGACGCCGGGATCCTGCGTTACCGCGGCTACCCGATCGACCAGCTGGCCGAGAAGTCGACCTTCGCCGAGGTGAGCTACCTGCTCATCCACGGCGAGCTGCCGACCGAGACCCAGCTGGCCGACTTCACCGCCAAGATCAAGCGGCACACGCTGCTGCACGAGGACTTCAAGGGCTTCTTCGACGGGTTCCCGCGCAACGCGCACCCGATGCCGGTGCTGTCCTCCGCGGTCTCCGCGCTCTCGACGTACTACGAGGACTCGCTCGACCCGACCGACCCGGACCAGCTCGAGCTGCCGATGCTGCGGCTGATGGGCAAGCTGCCGACGATCGCGGCGTACGCGTACAAGAAGTCGATCGGGCAGCCGTTCCTCTACCCGGACAACTCGTTCGGGATCGTGGAGAACTTCCTGCGGATGACCTTCGGGCTGCCCGCGGAGCCGTACGAGGCCGACCCGGCCGTCGTGCGCGCCCTGGACATGCTGTTCACCCTGCACGCCGACCACGAGCAGAACTGCTCGACCGCGACCGTACGGCTGGTCGGCTCGTCCCAGGCCAACCTGTTCGCCTCCGTCTCGGCCGGCATCCACGCGCTGTCCGGCCCGCTGCACGGCGGGGCGAACCAGGAGGTCATGGAGATGCTCTCGCGCATCCGGGCCGAGGGCGGGGACGTCGGCGCGTTCGTGCAGAAGGTGAAGTCCAAGCAGGACGGCGTGAAGCTGATGGGCTTCGGGCACCGGGTCTACAAGAACTACGACCCGCGCGCGGCGATCGTGAAGAAGACCGCCGACAAGATCCTCAACGAGATGGGCAAGCGGGACGACCTGCTCGACATCGCGATGGAGCTGGAGGGCGTCGCCCTGGAGGACGACTACTTCGTCTCCCGCAAGCTCTACCCGAACGTGGACTTCTACACCGGGCTGATCTACCGGGCGATGGGCTTTCCCGACCGGATGTTCACGGTGCTGTTCGCGATCGGCCGGCTGCCCGGCTGGATCGCCCAGTGGCGCGAGATGGTCGACGACCCGCAGGCCAAGATCGGCCGCCCGCGGCAGCTCTACACCGGCGTACCGGAGCGCGAGTACGTGCCGGTCTCCGCGCGCTGA
- a CDS encoding metallophosphoesterase, producing MRDVAEGRLWATSDLHVGYAENRRIVSGELRPETPDDWLIVAGDVSETPSDVEWALGTLAERFAQVIWTPGNHELYTHPKDPCQLRGLERYEHLVKLCAGMGVLTPEDPYPQWTGAGGPVTIAPLFALYDYSFRMPGIEDAEQAVAAAREAGVVATDEAILHPDPYPDRSAWCRARIEETEARLAALPAGTRTVLVNHWPMTRLPTRVLRHPQFAIWCGTERTADWHVRFNAAVVIYGHLHIPRTTYEDGVRFEEVSVGYPREWHVHHHRRGVLRDVFPSVDPIAESF from the coding sequence GTGCGGGACGTGGCTGAGGGACGGCTGTGGGCGACCAGCGACCTGCACGTCGGGTACGCGGAGAATCGCCGGATCGTGTCCGGCGAACTGCGTCCGGAGACGCCCGACGACTGGTTGATCGTGGCCGGCGACGTCTCCGAGACGCCGTCGGACGTCGAGTGGGCCCTGGGGACGCTGGCCGAGCGGTTCGCCCAGGTGATCTGGACGCCCGGCAACCACGAGCTCTACACGCACCCCAAGGACCCGTGCCAGCTGCGCGGCCTCGAGCGGTACGAGCACCTGGTCAAGCTCTGCGCCGGGATGGGCGTGCTGACGCCCGAGGACCCGTACCCGCAGTGGACCGGCGCCGGCGGCCCGGTCACCATCGCGCCCCTGTTCGCGCTCTACGACTACAGCTTCCGGATGCCCGGGATCGAGGACGCCGAGCAGGCGGTCGCGGCGGCCCGCGAGGCCGGCGTCGTCGCCACCGACGAGGCCATCCTGCACCCGGACCCGTACCCGGACCGGTCGGCCTGGTGCCGGGCCCGGATCGAGGAGACCGAGGCGCGGCTGGCCGCGCTGCCCGCCGGCACCCGGACCGTGCTGGTCAACCACTGGCCGATGACCCGGCTGCCGACCCGGGTCCTGCGCCACCCGCAGTTCGCGATCTGGTGCGGCACCGAGCGGACCGCGGACTGGCACGTCCGCTTCAACGCCGCCGTGGTGATCTACGGGCACCTGCACATCCCGCGTACGACGTACGAGGACGGGGTGCGGTTCGAGGAGGTCTCCGTCGGCTACCCGCGCGAATGGCACGTCCACCACCACCGCCGCGGGGTGCTGCGCGACGTCTTCCCCTCGGTGGACCCGATCGCCGAGTCCTTTTGA
- a CDS encoding 4'-phosphopantetheinyl transferase superfamily protein has protein sequence MIATLVPAVVVVEDATGPVPGEALLPEEERLVETAVGKRRAEFTTVRTCARIALGRLGLPPAPLLSGPRREPLWPAGIVGSITHCDGYRAVAVARDTDVASLGIDAEPHAPLPEGILDRVSVPAEREHLRRLPAGVHWDRVLFSAKESVYKTWFPLAGRWLGFEDAVLEFAPGPDPARGAFTARLLVTERPAVAGRTVTTLEGRYAVGNGLLVTAIILPADPDPEGER, from the coding sequence TTGATCGCGACGCTGGTCCCGGCCGTCGTCGTCGTCGAGGACGCGACCGGGCCGGTGCCCGGCGAGGCGTTGCTGCCGGAGGAGGAGCGGCTGGTCGAGACCGCGGTCGGCAAGCGCCGGGCCGAGTTCACGACGGTCCGGACCTGCGCCCGGATCGCGCTGGGGCGCCTCGGCCTGCCGCCGGCGCCGCTGTTGTCCGGGCCGAGGCGGGAGCCGCTCTGGCCGGCCGGGATCGTCGGCAGCATCACCCACTGCGACGGCTACCGGGCCGTCGCCGTCGCCCGGGACACCGACGTCGCCTCCCTCGGCATCGACGCCGAGCCGCACGCGCCGCTGCCGGAGGGGATCCTGGACCGGGTCTCGGTGCCGGCCGAGCGGGAGCACCTGCGCCGGCTGCCGGCCGGGGTGCACTGGGACCGGGTGCTGTTCAGCGCCAAGGAGAGCGTCTACAAGACCTGGTTCCCGCTGGCCGGGCGCTGGCTCGGGTTCGAGGACGCGGTGCTGGAATTCGCCCCCGGACCGGACCCGGCCCGGGGCGCGTTCACCGCGCGTCTGCTGGTGACCGAGCGCCCGGCCGTCGCGGGCCGTACGGTGACGACCCTGGAGGGCCGGTACGCCGTCGGCAACGGCCTCCTGGTCACCGCGATCATCCTGCCGGCGGACCCCGACCCGGAGGGTGAACGGTGA
- a CDS encoding aldo/keto reductase, which translates to MTLTADGTARVLDNGVEMPLLGFGVWQIPDGKDTEQAVRWALEAGYRHVDTATLYRNEESVGKAVAASGIAREELFVATKFHPREPDPERALEGSLRLLGLDQVDLYLWHWPQGGPTRHWAAFERIAARGLARAVGVSNFSADQLAVLHDSDVPPAVNQVEFSPFQFRRALWEACEATGVVLEAYSPLTRGHDLRDRTVAEVAQAHERTPAQVLLRWGVQRAIPVIPKSANRERIAENARIFDFALTDEEMAALDGLDRTGGTADG; encoded by the coding sequence GTGACGCTGACCGCGGACGGCACGGCGCGGGTGCTCGACAACGGGGTGGAGATGCCCCTGCTCGGCTTCGGGGTCTGGCAGATCCCGGACGGCAAGGACACCGAGCAGGCGGTGCGCTGGGCCCTGGAGGCCGGCTACCGGCACGTGGACACCGCGACGCTCTACCGGAACGAGGAGAGCGTCGGCAAGGCGGTCGCCGCGAGCGGCATCGCCCGCGAGGAGCTGTTCGTCGCGACCAAGTTCCATCCGCGCGAGCCCGACCCGGAGCGGGCGCTGGAGGGCAGCCTGCGGCTGCTCGGGCTCGACCAGGTCGACCTCTACCTCTGGCACTGGCCGCAGGGCGGCCCGACCAGGCACTGGGCGGCGTTCGAGCGGATCGCCGCCCGCGGCCTGGCCCGGGCGGTCGGGGTCAGCAACTTCTCCGCCGACCAGCTGGCCGTGCTGCACGACTCGGACGTGCCGCCGGCGGTGAACCAGGTCGAGTTCAGCCCGTTCCAGTTCCGGCGGGCGCTGTGGGAGGCGTGCGAGGCCACCGGGGTGGTGCTGGAGGCGTACAGCCCGCTCACCCGCGGCCACGACCTCCGCGACCGTACGGTGGCCGAGGTCGCGCAGGCGCACGAGCGGACCCCGGCCCAGGTGCTGCTGCGCTGGGGCGTGCAGCGGGCCATCCCGGTGATCCCCAAGTCCGCCAACCGGGAGCGGATCGCGGAGAACGCGCGGATCTTCGACTTCGCCCTCACCGACGAGGAGATGGCGGCGCTCGACGGGCTGGACCGGACCGGCGGCACCGCGGACGGCTGA
- a CDS encoding long-chain fatty acid--CoA ligase yields the protein MLADRVAATPGAEAFRWVSPDAGGAGTWTSLTWAELGERVTELAAGLLALGLQPQQRVIVYASTRLEWVLADLAINTAAGATTTVYPSSQPEDVLHIVGDSEAVIAFAEDESKAATLRELADRTPELRHVVLIDGDGDGSDRELSLATLAERGRALLAEDAAAVDKVVDSIGPEDLATLIYTSGTTGRPKGVRLVQDNWTYEGAAIEELDFLRPDDLQYLWLPLSHSFGKVLLAAQLQIGFASAIDGRIDKIVDNLGVVKPTFMAGAPRIFEKVHNRVIGSVEADGGVKAKLFAKAFETGKKHSAVLQQGRKPGIGLTVAYAGADKVVFSKLRDRFGGRIRLFVSGSAPLSRDVAEWFHAAGLLIVEGYGMTESSAATTVNLPESFRFGTVGPPLPGTELRIAPDGELLVKGPGVMRGYHGLAEATEETLDAEGWLHTGDIGELDQDGFLRITDRKKDLIKTSGGKYVAPGPIEVSFPVICGLASQFIVHGDGRNYVTALVTLDPDALAQWAQTNNVAERDPGALARREDVRAVVAAGVKELNAGLNRWETIKDFRILDHDLTVESGELTPSLKLKRRVVESRYKNLLDEMYDSGRGSRV from the coding sequence ATGCTGGCCGACCGGGTGGCCGCGACGCCCGGCGCCGAGGCGTTCCGGTGGGTGTCGCCGGACGCCGGCGGCGCCGGGACCTGGACGTCGCTGACCTGGGCGGAGCTGGGCGAGCGGGTCACCGAGCTGGCCGCCGGCCTGCTCGCGCTCGGCCTGCAGCCGCAGCAGCGGGTGATCGTCTACGCCTCGACCCGGCTGGAGTGGGTGCTCGCCGACCTGGCCATCAACACCGCGGCCGGCGCGACCACGACCGTCTACCCGTCCTCCCAGCCCGAGGACGTGCTGCACATCGTCGGCGACTCCGAGGCGGTCATCGCCTTCGCCGAGGACGAGAGCAAGGCCGCGACGCTGCGCGAGCTGGCCGACCGCACGCCCGAGCTGCGCCACGTCGTGCTCATCGACGGCGACGGGGACGGCAGCGACCGGGAGCTCTCGCTGGCCACGCTGGCCGAGCGCGGCCGGGCGCTGCTGGCCGAGGACGCCGCCGCCGTGGACAAGGTCGTGGACAGCATCGGCCCGGAGGACCTGGCCACCCTGATCTACACGTCCGGGACCACCGGCCGGCCCAAGGGCGTCCGGCTGGTGCAGGACAACTGGACGTACGAGGGCGCGGCGATCGAGGAGCTGGACTTCCTGCGCCCCGACGACCTGCAGTACCTCTGGCTCCCGCTGTCGCACTCGTTCGGCAAGGTGCTGCTGGCGGCGCAGCTGCAGATCGGCTTCGCCAGCGCGATCGACGGCCGCATCGACAAGATCGTGGACAACCTGGGCGTGGTGAAGCCGACCTTCATGGCCGGCGCGCCGCGGATCTTCGAGAAGGTCCACAACCGGGTCATCGGCTCGGTCGAGGCCGACGGCGGGGTCAAGGCCAAGCTGTTCGCCAAGGCGTTCGAGACCGGGAAGAAGCACTCGGCCGTCCTGCAGCAGGGCCGCAAGCCCGGCATCGGCCTCACCGTGGCGTACGCGGGCGCCGACAAGGTGGTGTTCTCCAAGCTCCGGGACCGCTTCGGCGGCCGGATCCGGCTGTTCGTCTCCGGCAGCGCGCCGCTGTCCCGGGACGTCGCCGAGTGGTTCCACGCGGCCGGCCTGCTCATCGTCGAGGGGTACGGGATGACCGAGTCGTCCGCGGCCACCACGGTGAACCTGCCGGAGTCCTTCCGCTTCGGCACGGTCGGCCCGCCGCTGCCCGGCACCGAGCTGCGCATCGCCCCCGACGGCGAGCTGCTGGTGAAGGGGCCGGGCGTGATGCGCGGCTACCACGGGCTGGCCGAGGCGACCGAGGAGACGCTGGACGCCGAGGGCTGGCTGCACACGGGCGACATCGGCGAGCTCGACCAGGACGGCTTCCTGCGGATCACCGACCGCAAGAAGGACCTGATCAAGACCTCCGGCGGCAAGTACGTCGCGCCCGGGCCGATCGAGGTCTCGTTCCCGGTCATCTGCGGGCTGGCCAGCCAGTTCATCGTGCACGGCGACGGCCGCAACTACGTGACCGCGCTGGTGACGCTGGACCCGGACGCGCTGGCCCAGTGGGCGCAGACCAACAACGTCGCCGAGCGGGACCCGGGCGCGCTGGCCCGCCGCGAGGACGTCCGGGCGGTGGTCGCGGCCGGGGTCAAGGAGCTCAACGCCGGGCTGAACCGGTGGGAGACGATCAAGGACTTCCGCATCCTCGACCATGATCTGACGGTCGAGTCCGGCGAGCTCACGCCGAGCCTCAAGCTCAAGCGGAGGGTTGTCGAGTCCCGCTACAAGAACCTCCTCGACGAGATGTACGACTCCGGTCGCGGGAGCCGCGTGTGA
- a CDS encoding LysR substrate-binding domain-containing protein yields MLEVGRLRTLLAISEHGGSSGAARALGTPAGDVAGQVTDWERELGLPLLDGDRLTPAGRRLAEHAGRLLGQLEAAESDAAAVAGRASGTLRLGVGADAGRALLGDALATLRSGDLTVHVRQLVDEQVGALGSTLDVVVVGEYGAAVPHRADAAVERRELFTEPLMLAVPTRHRATGASVRLAELTAEAWIGGTGDALVALERAAAGAGFAPRLVAEVGEDALALTLVAAGQGVALVPASAASPVDGARFLTVLDGGLRRTVVAAYRRSAAADPGVRQLLDALAGAARRVAAAVPGVVAAPVPPPAAPPAGPSAGPPSRRPDPLFDPLPDAPRNGRRDPWADRGRADTNGSRPSHNGSDLPSRNGFGTPSGTDLPSRNGSGDLPPRNGTPGPGLPPPGLPTASPDSGPARNGTPGPGLPPPGLDPGQNGSSDRPGRNGTPFGSDTPAFGNDLSGQDLSGFGLPAPGQPTSNPGLPGPGLPGPGPGLPGFGSDRNGVGPDRPGSPELPPPGLPPADRRTGAVSFGPGSDRPAPSDRPGLSDLSGPGDRPGPGDRRGPSDLSGPGDRRGPSDLSGPGDRPGVGDGSGLGRRGEVPGRSVPPDDDSGIAGFASPRRSSRPAPADPLARDTGPARHGIPADLPDRSPGTAGPSDLPSRPAAFGGPADHPNRTGASEPAHDLPAFGEPAPGGRSGRRAAPGGLPAPGESRETGAGHRAADLPPAARSDFGGLPPAGELPGRTAGASAFGNTDGPPRTGETPAFGAGRDEGGFGRSAAADLPGRTPGAPAAPGSRPAPGGLPAPGVPAPGGPPAAGLPAPGLPAPGAERPVRGNSPYRTPPPTSEPSDLPRFGDAPARDAAGPNPYRPDTSGHPIPDPFRATGSEGPNPYRSNGGGQPASRRDSIGGAELFSAPPRNGSDGGHLPPAAGLTSPDPGVRSLASPGTPRRSRAAVRGGDGAEGTLPPAPAGTAEDVRLSIFEDLQSEWFVQQDESKSPSWQMAADDGWRAAAKLAEPTTAGTTTAGLPRRRPQAMAVPGAVGGSSGETPPPSTTHRSPQEVRGRLSSYRDGVRRGRHAERPADEAD; encoded by the coding sequence ATGCTCGAAGTAGGTCGACTCCGCACGCTGCTGGCGATCTCCGAGCACGGGGGGTCCTCCGGTGCCGCCCGCGCGCTCGGAACGCCGGCCGGTGACGTCGCCGGTCAGGTGACGGACTGGGAGCGTGAGCTCGGCCTGCCGCTGCTCGACGGCGACCGGCTGACGCCCGCGGGCCGGCGGTTGGCCGAGCACGCCGGCCGGCTGCTGGGCCAGCTCGAAGCGGCGGAGTCAGACGCGGCCGCGGTCGCCGGCCGGGCCAGCGGGACGCTGCGGCTGGGCGTCGGCGCGGACGCGGGCCGCGCCCTGCTCGGCGACGCGCTGGCCACGCTGCGCTCCGGTGACCTGACCGTGCACGTCCGGCAGCTGGTCGACGAGCAGGTCGGTGCCCTCGGCAGCACCCTCGACGTCGTCGTGGTCGGTGAGTACGGCGCGGCCGTGCCGCACCGCGCCGACGCCGCGGTCGAGCGCCGGGAGCTGTTCACCGAGCCGCTGATGCTGGCGGTGCCGACCCGGCACCGGGCCACCGGCGCCAGCGTCCGGCTGGCCGAGCTGACCGCGGAGGCCTGGATCGGCGGGACCGGCGACGCGCTGGTGGCGCTGGAGCGGGCCGCGGCGGGGGCCGGATTCGCGCCCCGGCTGGTCGCGGAGGTCGGTGAGGACGCGCTCGCGCTGACGCTGGTCGCGGCCGGGCAGGGGGTGGCGCTGGTGCCGGCCTCGGCCGCGTCGCCCGTGGACGGGGCCCGTTTCCTCACCGTGCTGGACGGCGGGCTGCGCCGGACCGTGGTCGCCGCGTACCGGCGGTCGGCCGCGGCCGACCCGGGCGTCCGGCAACTGCTGGACGCGCTGGCCGGGGCGGCTCGGCGGGTCGCTGCCGCGGTGCCGGGTGTGGTCGCCGCGCCTGTCCCGCCGCCCGCCGCCCCGCCGGCCGGCCCGTCCGCCGGCCCGCCCTCGCGCAGGCCCGATCCGCTGTTCGACCCGCTGCCGGACGCGCCGCGCAACGGGCGCCGTGACCCGTGGGCCGACCGGGGCCGAGCCGACACCAACGGCTCACGCCCGTCGCACAACGGGTCCGACCTCCCGTCCCGCAACGGCTTCGGTACGCCGTCGGGCACCGACCTGCCGTCCCGCAACGGGTCCGGCGACCTGCCGCCGCGCAACGGAACGCCCGGGCCGGGGCTCCCCCCGCCGGGGCTGCCCACTGCGAGCCCGGACTCCGGGCCGGCGCGCAACGGGACGCCCGGGCCCGGCCTGCCGCCGCCCGGTCTGGACCCCGGGCAGAACGGCAGCTCCGACCGGCCGGGGCGCAACGGGACGCCCTTCGGGAGCGACACCCCGGCCTTCGGCAACGACCTGTCCGGACAGGACCTGTCCGGCTTCGGCCTGCCGGCGCCCGGTCAGCCGACCTCGAACCCCGGTCTCCCCGGCCCTGGTCTCCCCGGTCCCGGCCCTGGCCTCCCCGGCTTCGGCTCCGACCGGAACGGCGTCGGCCCGGACCGGCCCGGCTCGCCCGAGCTGCCGCCGCCCGGGCTGCCGCCCGCGGACCGGCGCACCGGTGCCGTTTCCTTCGGCCCGGGCAGCGACCGCCCCGCCCCCAGCGACCGCCCCGGGCTGAGCGATCTCTCCGGACCGGGCGACCGCCCCGGGCCGGGCGACCGACGCGGTCCGAGCGATCTCTCCGGGCCGGGCGACCGTCGCGGTCCGAGCGATCTCTCCGGGCCGGGCGACCGGCCGGGGGTGGGCGACGGTTCTGGGCTGGGGCGTCGCGGCGAGGTGCCGGGGCGCAGCGTGCCGCCGGACGACGACAGCGGCATCGCCGGCTTCGCGAGCCCCCGGCGGAGCAGCCGGCCGGCGCCGGCCGATCCGCTGGCCCGTGACACCGGTCCCGCCCGCCACGGCATCCCCGCCGATCTCCCGGACCGCTCCCCCGGCACGGCCGGGCCCTCGGACCTCCCGAGCCGACCGGCCGCCTTCGGTGGTCCGGCCGATCACCCGAACCGGACCGGCGCCTCCGAGCCGGCCCACGACCTGCCCGCCTTCGGCGAGCCGGCTCCGGGCGGTCGCAGTGGCCGGCGCGCCGCGCCGGGTGGCCTGCCCGCGCCCGGCGAGAGCCGGGAGACCGGGGCCGGGCATCGGGCGGCTGACCTGCCGCCCGCGGCCCGCAGCGACTTCGGCGGCCTCCCGCCCGCGGGCGAACTGCCCGGCCGGACGGCCGGCGCGAGCGCGTTCGGGAACACCGACGGCCCGCCGCGGACCGGCGAGACGCCCGCGTTCGGCGCGGGCCGCGACGAGGGCGGCTTCGGCCGGTCCGCAGCGGCCGACCTTCCCGGGCGCACCCCCGGAGCCCCGGCCGCGCCCGGCAGCCGTCCGGCGCCCGGCGGCCTGCCCGCGCCCGGCGTCCCGGCGCCCGGCGGTCCTCCGGCGGCCGGCCTCCCGGCGCCCGGCCTTCCGGCGCCGGGCGCCGAGCGCCCGGTCCGCGGCAACTCGCCGTACCGGACCCCGCCGCCGACCAGCGAGCCGAGCGACCTGCCCCGGTTCGGGGACGCGCCCGCCCGGGACGCCGCCGGCCCGAACCCGTACCGGCCGGACACCTCGGGGCACCCGATCCCGGATCCGTTCCGGGCCACCGGCTCGGAGGGGCCGAACCCGTACCGGTCCAACGGCGGCGGGCAGCCGGCCTCCCGGCGTGACTCGATCGGCGGAGCGGAGCTGTTCAGCGCTCCACCGCGCAACGGCAGCGACGGCGGACACCTCCCGCCGGCCGCCGGTCTGACCAGCCCGGACCCGGGGGTCCGTTCGCTGGCCTCCCCCGGGACGCCGCGCCGGTCCCGGGCCGCCGTCCGCGGGGGCGACGGCGCCGAGGGCACGCTGCCGCCCGCGCCGGCCGGTACCGCCGAGGACGTCCGGCTCTCGATCTTCGAGGACCTGCAGTCCGAATGGTTCGTGCAGCAGGACGAGAGCAAGAGCCCGTCCTGGCAGATGGCGGCCGACGACGGCTGGCGGGCCGCGGCCAAGCTGGCCGAGCCGACCACGGCCGGCACCACGACCGCCGGGCTCCCCCGCCGCCGCCCGCAGGCGATGGCGGTCCCTGGCGCGGTGGGTGGTTCCAGCGGCGAGACCCCGCCGCCGAGCACCACGCACCGGTCCCCTCAGGAGGTCCGCGGCCGGCTGTCCAGTTACCGCGACGGCGTCCGCCGCGGCCGGCACGCCGAGCGCCCCGCCGACGAGGCGGACTGA